The following proteins come from a genomic window of Pectobacterium actinidiae:
- a CDS encoding tRNA (cytidine(34)-2'-O)-methyltransferase produces the protein MFHIALYEPQIAPNTGNIIRLAANNGCTLHLIEPLGFDFEEKKLRRAGLDYHDLANVSRHKNYQDFLAAVPGKRIFACTTKGSRPYDQPSYQPGDVLLFGSETSGLPDEIRNGFESDFRIRIPMQSNNRSLNLSNAVAIISYEAWRQNGFGGCL, from the coding sequence ATGTTCCATATCGCGCTCTATGAGCCTCAAATTGCACCAAACACCGGCAATATTATCCGACTGGCTGCCAACAACGGCTGTACGCTTCATTTGATTGAACCACTGGGGTTTGATTTTGAAGAGAAAAAGCTGCGCCGTGCGGGACTGGATTATCACGATCTGGCGAACGTCAGCCGTCATAAGAACTATCAGGATTTTCTGGCGGCGGTTCCGGGTAAACGCATCTTCGCCTGTACCACCAAAGGCAGCCGCCCGTATGACCAACCGAGCTACCAGCCAGGTGATGTATTGCTGTTTGGATCGGAAACGTCCGGTCTGCCGGATGAGATTCGTAACGGCTTTGAGTCGGATTTCCGTATCCGCATCCCCATGCAGTCCAACAACCGTAGCTTGAATCTGTCGAATGCAGTGGCGATCATCAGCTATGAAGCCTGGCGGCAAAATGGCTTCGGCGGCTGCCTGTAG